One region of Chanodichthys erythropterus isolate Z2021 chromosome 24, ASM2448905v1, whole genome shotgun sequence genomic DNA includes:
- the rxfp3.3b gene encoding relaxin-3 receptor 1, whose protein sequence is MQALHRPGLHRAPDAELWLDRMAENQSASNGSGSELSHSSNMEDIDVAANLELRVMISIVYSVVCAVGLVGNLLVFFLMKVRQGRKKSTINYFIMNLAVTDFQFVLTLPFWAVDTALDFTWPFGHVMCKVVVTVTVMNVYASAFFLTAMSVTRYWSVASALKDRTRNTRCSVKLVSALLWLLATVASVPTAIFSGVNSINGVKLCLLRFPSDQDWLAIYHLQKILVGFVLPMLITIVCYLLLLRLIRQRSMNNNLPKRRSRVTKSVTIVVLSFFICWLPNHAITFWGVLVKFNVIQWDKVYYMLHTYVFPVTVCLAHSNSCLNPVLYCLMRREFRKMLKDFFWRISSPAIANSCQIRPFSGTAKARDDSHAAIPLNVMETEDYRLSVVNGQTDALPSTDCAVMR, encoded by the coding sequence ATGCAAGCCCTCCACAGACCCGGGCTGCACCGGGCACCTGACGCCGAGCTGTGGCTGGACAGGATGGCGGAGAACCAGAGCGCCTCGAACGGCTCCGGATCCGAGCTGAGCCACTCCAGCAACATGGAGGACATCGACGTGGCCGCAAACCTGGAGCTGCGCGTCATGATCTCCATCGTGTACTCGGTGGTGTGCGCGGTGGGTCTGGTGGGGAACCTGCTGGTCTTCTTCCTCATGAAAGTCCGACAGGGGAGGAAGAAGTCCACCATCAACTACTTCATCATGAACCTGGCGGTCACGGACTTCCAGTTCGTCCTCACGCTGCCCTTCTGGGCGGTGGACACGGCGCTGGACTTCACCTGGCCCTTCGGACACGTCATGTGCAAGGTGGTGGTCACGGTGACCGTGATGAACGTGTACGCGAGCGCGTTCTTCCTCACAGCCATGAGCGTCACGCGCTACTGGTCCGTGGCGTCCGCGCTCAAGGACCGAACGCGCAACACGCGCTGCTCGGTGAAGCTGGTCAGCGCGCTTCTGTGGCTCCTGGCCACGGTGGCCTCGGTGCCCACGGCGATATTCAGCGGGGTGAACTCGATCAACGGCGTCAAGCTGTGCCTGCTGCGCTTCCCCAGCGACCAGGACTGGCTCGCGATCTATCACCTCCAGAAGATCCTGGTGGGCTTCGTGTTGCCGATGCTCATCACCATCGTGTGTTACCTGCTCCTGTTGCGCCTCATCCGCCAGCGGAGCATGAACAACAACCTCCCCAAGCGCAGGTCCAGAGTCACCAAATCCGTCACGATCGTGGTCTTGTCGTTCTTCATCTGCTGGCTGCCCAACCACGCCATCACCTTCTGGGGAGTCCTGGTCAAGTTCAATGTCATCCAGTGGGACAAAGTCTACTACATGCTCCACACGTACGTGTTCCCGGTCACCGTTTGCCTGGCGCACTCGAATAGCTGCTTGAACCCGGTCCTGTACTGCCTCATGCGCAGGGAGTTCAGGAAAATGCTGAAGGACTTCTTCTGGAGGATTTCCTCACCGGCGATCGCCAACAGCTGTCAGATCCGCCCGTTCTCCGGCACCGCGAAGGCGCGCGACGACAGTCACGCGGCGATTCCGCTGAACGTGATGGAGACCGAGGACTACAGATTGTCGGTGGTGAACGGGCAAACCGACGCGCTGCCGTCCACAGACTGCGCCGTTATGAGGTAG
- the calml4b gene encoding calmodulin-like protein 4 has translation MDMAKFLSQDQINEYKECFSLYDQKRRGKMKAQDLLTVMRSLGCCPTLTELDKHLLTHKIDKSGELDFSTFLSVMHAQIRQENPRVEILRAARLMDTEKRGFIVATELRARLTGFGERLADQEVDELLSEAGVACDGQIHYEDFAKMVTFLTVDAEQPSEQQ, from the exons ATGGACATG gCGAAATTCCTCAGTCAAGATCAAATCAATG AGTATAAGGAGTGTTTTTCGCTGTACGACCAGAAGCGCAGGGGTAAAATGAAGGCGCAGGATCTGTTGACGGTCATGAGATCTCTGGGATGCTGTCCGACCCTGACAGAGCTCGACAAACACTTACTGACCCATAAAATAG ATAAGAGCGGCGAGTTGGACTTCTCCACGTTTCTCAGCGTGATGCACGCGCAGATCCGGCAGGAAAACCCACGGGTCGAGATCCTGCGGGCCGCGAGGCTGATGGACACGGAGAAGCGAGGCTTCATCGTGGCGACGGAGCTCAGAGCCAGACTGACGGGCTTCGGAGAACGACTCGCAGATCAAGAAG TTGACGAGCTGCTGAGTGAAGCCGGCGTGGCGTGTGACGGACAAATCCACTACGAGGACTTTGCAAAGATGGTGACGTTTCTGACGGTCGATGCAGAACAACCTTCAGAGCAGCAGTGA